The Desulfobacterales bacterium genome includes a region encoding these proteins:
- a CDS encoding aminodeoxychorismate/anthranilate synthase component II: MATMLVIDNYDSFTYNLVQMFMPFPLDIKVVRSDKLTLAQAHRLSPDYLLISPGPKDPAHAGISVPLIQSFYQIVPVLGVCLGMQCMNEVFGGVTTRAPLPMHGKTSDIYHRGRGLFAGIPSPFTVARYHSLMVEFEASELAVTARSDDGVVMGMSHPCYPLHGVQFHPESFLTQWGELLIQNFLSLGPLRKDCTALEAVCRLSVTSAPSVWNGSGYSKVSNNAGENGQA; the protein is encoded by the coding sequence ATGGCGACCATGCTGGTGATCGATAATTACGATTCATTTACGTATAATCTGGTACAGATGTTTATGCCCTTTCCGCTTGATATTAAGGTGGTTCGATCGGACAAGCTGACACTTGCGCAGGCGCACCGCCTTTCACCGGACTACCTTTTAATCAGTCCGGGTCCTAAAGATCCGGCGCATGCCGGCATTTCGGTCCCGTTAATTCAATCTTTTTATCAAATTGTTCCGGTATTGGGCGTTTGCCTAGGAATGCAATGCATGAATGAGGTTTTCGGAGGTGTTACAACGCGAGCCCCCTTGCCGATGCATGGGAAAACATCTGATATTTATCATCGTGGCCGGGGATTATTTGCGGGCATCCCTTCGCCTTTTACCGTGGCCAGATATCATTCACTAATGGTTGAATTTGAAGCAAGCGAGCTTGCCGTCACGGCTCGAAGCGATGACGGTGTGGTGATGGGAATGAGTCACCCCTGTTACCCCCTGCACGGCGTGCAGTTTCACCCGGAAAGTTTCTTGACGCAATGGGGAGAGCTGCTGATTCAGAATTTTTTAAGCCTGGGACCTTTGCGGAAAGACTGTACGGCCTTGGAAGCCGTTTGCCGTTTGTCTGTTACGAGCGCTCCTTCGGTATGGAACGGATCAGGCTATTCGAAAGTCTCTAATAACGCGGGGGAAAATGGTCAAGCTTGA
- a CDS encoding ATP-binding protein — MTNDFRSELYDKLKWLTFFRLLVTAVLLGGVAYIHAEYASSFLTPLLLAVYVLSSGVFVLTIVYSLLLKRITRYSAFATVQIILDTFIVSLMIYLTGGFSSGLSFLYLVVMIYSSMLIYRKGSLIMAALCTIQYGIMVDLEYYGILTPLISYGAPPGMSEQWRYVIFKILMIAVGCFAVSFLSSLLSEQLRKSRRELLAMEAHVKRVEKMATVGEMAAGLAHEIKNPLASLSGSIQLIREDIPFNEDHDRLMNIVLREADRLNTLLSNFLLFARPQARKLELIELNKALAETVSLFEKSLGASGRIAIKREFSAGIWIEMDPTHLHQVMWNLLLNAADAIDGRGQITVTSHKAVGRGAQIKVADTGCGIPENKVKLIFDPFYTTKSTGTGLGLSIVHRILETYGFRVNVESEPGSGTIFSIDVRQSQAPA; from the coding sequence ATGACAAACGATTTCCGGAGTGAGCTGTATGATAAACTCAAATGGCTTACTTTTTTCCGGTTGCTGGTCACGGCTGTCCTTTTGGGAGGCGTTGCTTATATACACGCCGAGTACGCCTCTTCTTTTCTGACGCCGCTGCTGTTGGCGGTATATGTCCTGAGCAGCGGCGTTTTTGTGTTAACCATTGTTTATTCCCTGCTTTTAAAAAGGATTACGCGCTATTCCGCGTTCGCGACCGTTCAGATTATTCTCGATACCTTCATCGTTTCGCTGATGATTTATCTCACCGGAGGATTTTCAAGCGGGCTTTCTTTTTTATATTTAGTGGTTATGATTTACTCCAGCATGCTGATCTATCGCAAGGGAAGCCTGATTATGGCGGCCTTATGCACGATTCAATACGGCATCATGGTGGACTTGGAATATTACGGAATACTGACCCCTCTTATTTCGTATGGCGCACCGCCGGGCATGAGCGAACAGTGGCGTTATGTGATTTTTAAGATTCTGATGATAGCGGTCGGCTGTTTTGCGGTATCCTTTCTCAGCAGCTTGCTCTCCGAGCAATTGCGCAAATCGCGGCGTGAACTATTGGCCATGGAGGCACATGTCAAGCGGGTAGAAAAAATGGCCACCGTGGGGGAGATGGCGGCTGGTTTGGCACACGAAATCAAGAATCCGCTGGCCTCTCTTTCCGGGTCAATTCAACTGATCAGAGAAGACATCCCCTTTAACGAAGATCATGACCGATTGATGAATATCGTTCTTCGCGAGGCGGATCGCCTGAACACCTTGCTGAGCAATTTTCTGTTGTTTGCAAGGCCGCAAGCCCGAAAATTGGAATTGATCGAATTGAACAAGGCCCTGGCGGAAACAGTATCCCTTTTTGAAAAAAGCCTTGGCGCTTCCGGTAGAATCGCTATTAAGCGAGAGTTTTCCGCAGGGATTTGGATTGAAATGGACCCCACGCACCTTCATCAGGTAATGTGGAATCTGTTATTGAACGCGGCGGATGCCATTGACGGGCGCGGGCAAATTACCGTGACTTCCCACAAAGCAGTAGGGCGAGGCGCTCAAATAAAAGTCGCGGATACCGGCTGTGGTATTCCGGAAAATAAAGTCAAGCTCATTTTTGATCCATTTTACACTACCAAATCCACCGGCACGGGCCTTGGTCTTTCCATCGTGCACAGAATTCTTGAGACGTATGGTTTTAGAGTGAATGTTGAAAGCGAGCCGGGTTCCGGAACGATTTTTTCCATTGATGTTCGGCAAAGTCAGGCGCCTGCCTGA
- a CDS encoding type II secretion system F family protein yields the protein MPVYLWVGKNRKNEVQKGEMEALSEDAVRANLTRMHVTPSKIKKKPKDLFENVAFFQPKVTQKDIILFARQFSTMIDAGLPIIQCLDILQAQQENKSFKKILRTIKESVEGGSTLAESLQKFPKEFDDLFVNMIAAGEAGGILDIILRRLAAYMEKIAKLKSKVKGAMVYPAVTLSIAVVVLVIILVFVIPVFQGMFADFGGELPAPTQLVIMLSEFVKSNVFYIIIAVGLFIFAYKRFYRTKKGRELLDKTFLKLPIFGILIRKVAVAKFTRTMGTMLTSGVSILQALDIVAKTAGNKSVEYAIYNVRAAISEGRTMADPLIESGVFPSMVCQMIAVGESTGALDTMLNKIADFYDDEVDQAVENLTSLIEPFMLVFLGVTIGGLVIAMYLPIFTMASVIN from the coding sequence ATGCCGGTTTATTTATGGGTGGGGAAAAACAGAAAAAATGAGGTTCAAAAGGGTGAAATGGAAGCACTGAGCGAAGATGCTGTTCGTGCCAACCTAACCCGAATGCATGTTACACCCTCAAAGATCAAGAAAAAGCCGAAAGATCTTTTTGAGAATGTCGCATTTTTTCAACCCAAGGTAACTCAAAAGGATATTATTCTTTTTGCCCGGCAGTTTTCCACCATGATAGACGCGGGACTCCCTATTATTCAGTGCCTGGACATTCTTCAGGCACAGCAGGAAAATAAAAGCTTTAAAAAAATTCTCAGAACAATAAAAGAGAGTGTGGAAGGCGGGTCGACCCTTGCCGAATCGTTGCAAAAATTTCCAAAGGAGTTTGATGATCTTTTCGTGAACATGATCGCTGCGGGCGAGGCGGGGGGTATTCTTGATATCATTCTTAGGCGGTTGGCAGCCTATATGGAAAAAATCGCCAAATTAAAAAGTAAAGTGAAAGGCGCCATGGTATATCCGGCGGTAACCTTAAGCATTGCGGTTGTTGTTTTGGTCATTATCCTCGTTTTCGTCATTCCCGTTTTTCAAGGCATGTTCGCCGACTTTGGCGGAGAGCTGCCCGCCCCGACGCAACTGGTAATAATGCTTAGCGAGTTCGTCAAGTCCAATGTTTTCTATATCATTATTGCTGTGGGGCTTTTTATTTTCGCCTACAAGCGGTTTTATCGGACGAAGAAAGGCCGCGAGTTACTGGATAAAACCTTTCTAAAGCTTCCCATTTTCGGCATCCTGATTCGAAAGGTTGCCGTCGCCAAGTTTACCCGCACCATGGGAACCATGCTCACCAGCGGGGTTTCAATTCTTCAAGCGCTTGACATTGTAGCAAAAACAGCCGGGAATAAATCGGTTGAATATGCCATTTACAATGTCCGTGCGGCCATATCCGAAGGTCGAACCATGGCGGACCCCCTGATTGAAAGCGGTGTTTTTCCCAGCATGGTCTGCCAAATGATCGCGGTAGGGGAGTCGACGGGTGCGCTGGATACCATGTTGAATAAGATCGCCGATTTTTATGATGACGAAGTGGATCAGGCGGTTGAAAACCTGACCTCTCTGATCGAGCCGTTTATGCTCGTATTTCTGGGGGTCACCATCGGTGGGCTCGTTATTGCCATGTATCTGCCCATATTCACCATGGCGTCTGTTATCAATTAA
- a CDS encoding radical SAM protein, which produces MPHKTCSLDCVYCECGKTTHLTLTQKEYVPVDRLQEELHSFLKNEPELDVVTFSGAGEPTLHSGLADIIQFINGRFPKYKTALLTNGTLFYQQSVRAQVTGIDLVIASVDAASEAIFRQINRPHPQLNLSAVLDGLFALRKEFSGRLWVEVFLVPGLNDGADEVRRIQEVVDRLRPDRVQLNTLDRPGTEKWVEPLDREGMARIAACIHKTELIAPLSAAPCSGGALEDIPGRLLAAIRRRPCTLADISKMLDISEAQAHRYLAPLLSKKVVSQKEMPRGTFYIA; this is translated from the coding sequence ATGCCTCATAAAACGTGCTCGTTGGATTGTGTTTATTGCGAGTGCGGCAAAACAACACACCTGACTCTGACGCAGAAGGAATATGTGCCGGTTGACCGCTTGCAGGAAGAGCTTCATTCCTTCCTGAAAAATGAGCCGGAACTGGATGTTGTCACTTTTTCAGGCGCGGGGGAGCCAACGTTGCATAGCGGGCTTGCCGATATCATCCAATTTATCAACGGCCGCTTTCCAAAATATAAAACAGCGTTATTGACAAACGGGACGCTTTTTTACCAACAAAGCGTTCGAGCGCAGGTTACCGGCATCGATTTGGTGATTGCATCCGTGGATGCGGCGTCCGAAGCGATCTTTCGACAGATCAACCGGCCGCATCCGCAGTTGAATCTTTCTGCTGTTCTGGATGGACTTTTTGCCTTAAGAAAAGAATTTTCAGGCCGGCTCTGGGTGGAAGTTTTTCTGGTCCCCGGCTTGAATGATGGGGCGGATGAAGTGAGACGGATTCAGGAGGTTGTCGATCGTCTTCGGCCGGATAGGGTTCAATTAAATACGCTTGATCGCCCAGGAACCGAAAAATGGGTTGAGCCCCTTGATCGGGAGGGGATGGCCCGAATAGCGGCGTGTATTCACAAGACCGAATTAATTGCGCCGCTTTCCGCCGCCCCTTGTTCAGGCGGTGCTTTGGAAGACATCCCCGGGCGCTTATTGGCCGCTATCCGGCGAAGGCCCTGCACCTTGGCGGATATTTCCAAAATGCTTGATATTTCGGAGGCGCAAGCGCACCGATATCTGGCGCCCCTGCTATCAAAAAAGGTGGTGAGTCAAAAAGAGATGCCTCGGGGAACATTTTATATTGCTTGA
- a CDS encoding CBS domain-containing protein → MTRKSPPEKEKHQTVITTHMNADFDALSSMLAAQKLYPDARIVFPSSQEKNLRNFFIKSMVYLYNIIDIKDIDPQQITTLVLVDTRQPGRIGPLASVLEKPGLKIHIYDHHPNMTGDIQGHYEVIRPTGATITILTDIIKAKGIDITPEEATIMCLGLYEDTGSFTFSSTTEADFLAAALLLSKGANLNIVSDMIAREISPQQLEMLNEMFQSVTHYHINGVEVAVATVTSPDYVPDFAFLVHKMIKIENYDVIFAVAAMGNKIYIVARSRIPEVDVGAIMKNFGGGGHAAAASANLKEMTLAQAEQLLVKVLFDNVRSQRFARDLMSSPAIMVDTSVTCRDAKEFLRRYNINALVVTEKHSGGEQLAGYITRQVIEKAIFHALDDVPVGEYMMTDVAYVGPEADLSEVQSKIIENKQRVLPVIEGDTITGVITRTDLLNILVRSEQLTKSRFRDPIQEPVPARTRNIGKFMQERLSLRLLEMLTDIGRTADEIGVNVFVVGGFVRDLFLYRPNEDIDIVIEGDGIAFAKKFASAAGVRIHTHAKFGTAVIIYPDGFKLDVASARLEYYQFPAALPIVEMGSIKMDLFRRDFTINTLSIQLNQSHFGLLVDFFSAQKDLKEKVIRVLHNLSFVEDPTRVFRAIRFEQRFGFSIGKLTSGLIENAVKMDFFKRLSGRRVFSELRLILEEDTPSLAVIRLNDYNLLSVIHSSIRLTKDLIGLFNSVKKVVSWYDLLFLEEPLMRWVVYFLALIRHCDRKTTIEICSRFDLPQQDKTLFEGIRFDAERCLLSLERKLPVKNSTLYRKLSGFKNELLLFMMAATRQEKVKRSISYFFTQLRKVAPEIRGQDFIDMGYKPGPVFKEVLQAVLDAKLDGRLKSRKDELAFAKARLSWTLSKSSNAVCPKNHPPPNVSGGTST, encoded by the coding sequence ATGACCAGAAAATCGCCACCGGAAAAAGAAAAACACCAGACGGTTATTACCACGCATATGAACGCTGATTTTGACGCGCTGTCCTCCATGTTGGCCGCTCAAAAGCTATATCCCGATGCTCGAATTGTATTTCCTAGCTCTCAGGAGAAAAATCTTCGTAACTTTTTTATAAAATCAATGGTTTATTTATATAACATTATCGATATAAAAGACATCGACCCGCAACAGATTACGACACTCGTGCTCGTGGACACCCGGCAACCCGGCCGCATTGGCCCGTTGGCATCCGTTTTGGAAAAGCCGGGCCTTAAAATTCATATTTACGACCACCACCCCAATATGACCGGTGATATCCAAGGACATTACGAGGTGATCCGGCCGACAGGGGCCACCATTACGATACTCACCGATATCATAAAAGCAAAAGGGATTGACATCACTCCGGAAGAAGCCACCATCATGTGCCTCGGCCTCTATGAGGACACCGGTTCGTTTACCTTTTCCTCGACAACCGAAGCGGATTTCTTGGCTGCCGCCCTTTTGCTGTCAAAAGGCGCCAATCTCAATATCGTATCGGATATGATCGCCCGGGAGATAAGTCCGCAACAGTTGGAAATGCTTAATGAAATGTTTCAGAGCGTCACCCATTATCATATCAACGGCGTTGAGGTCGCTGTCGCGACTGTAACCAGCCCCGACTACGTGCCGGATTTTGCTTTTCTCGTTCACAAGATGATCAAAATTGAAAATTACGACGTTATCTTTGCCGTGGCGGCCATGGGCAATAAAATTTATATAGTGGCTCGCAGCCGAATTCCCGAAGTAGATGTTGGGGCCATCATGAAAAACTTCGGCGGCGGCGGACACGCGGCGGCCGCTTCGGCCAACTTGAAAGAGATGACCCTGGCGCAGGCAGAACAACTGCTGGTGAAAGTGCTTTTTGACAACGTTCGATCCCAGCGATTTGCCCGGGATCTGATGAGTTCCCCCGCCATCATGGTGGATACATCCGTTACCTGCAGGGACGCCAAGGAGTTTTTGAGGCGATATAACATCAATGCCCTCGTTGTCACCGAAAAACACAGCGGCGGGGAGCAACTTGCCGGATATATTACCCGGCAAGTTATCGAAAAAGCCATTTTTCATGCGCTCGACGACGTTCCCGTCGGAGAGTATATGATGACGGATGTGGCTTATGTCGGCCCCGAAGCCGATTTGTCGGAAGTTCAGTCCAAAATTATTGAAAATAAACAGCGTGTGTTGCCCGTCATTGAGGGGGACACCATTACAGGTGTCATTACGAGAACCGATCTCCTCAATATCCTCGTTCGAAGCGAGCAGCTCACAAAGAGCCGGTTTCGGGATCCGATTCAGGAACCGGTACCCGCCAGAACCCGAAATATCGGCAAATTCATGCAAGAGCGATTATCCCTTCGTCTGCTGGAAATGTTAACCGATATCGGCCGAACTGCGGATGAAATCGGGGTCAATGTCTTTGTTGTGGGCGGTTTCGTTCGGGATCTTTTTCTTTACAGGCCCAATGAGGACATCGATATCGTCATAGAGGGCGACGGCATCGCTTTTGCCAAAAAATTTGCGTCTGCGGCCGGCGTTAGAATCCATACACATGCCAAGTTCGGCACGGCAGTCATTATCTATCCGGACGGGTTTAAACTGGATGTGGCCTCCGCCCGGCTTGAGTACTACCAGTTTCCAGCCGCCCTTCCCATCGTTGAAATGGGCTCCATCAAGATGGATCTGTTCCGAAGGGATTTCACCATTAACACTTTATCCATTCAGCTGAACCAAAGCCATTTCGGCCTACTGGTCGACTTTTTTTCCGCTCAAAAGGACCTTAAGGAAAAAGTGATCCGCGTATTGCATAATTTAAGTTTCGTTGAGGATCCGACCCGTGTTTTCCGCGCCATCCGCTTTGAGCAACGGTTCGGCTTCAGTATTGGCAAGCTCACCTCCGGTCTTATCGAAAACGCCGTTAAGATGGACTTTTTTAAACGGCTCAGCGGCCGACGGGTCTTTTCCGAGTTGCGGCTTATTCTGGAAGAAGACACCCCCTCCCTCGCGGTGATTCGGCTTAACGATTATAACCTGCTCAGCGTTATTCATTCCTCGATCAGGCTGACCAAAGACCTTATCGGTTTGTTCAATTCCGTAAAAAAAGTTGTGTCCTGGTATGATCTGCTGTTTCTCGAAGAACCGCTGATGAGATGGGTTGTTTATTTTCTGGCATTGATTCGGCATTGCGACCGGAAAACCACGATAGAGATTTGCTCACGATTCGATTTGCCGCAACAGGACAAAACCCTCTTCGAGGGCATTCGGTTTGATGCAGAAAGGTGCCTGCTTTCCCTGGAACGTAAGTTGCCGGTAAAAAACAGCACGCTGTATCGAAAACTCAGCGGCTTTAAAAATGAGCTGCTGCTTTTCATGATGGCGGCCACACGGCAGGAAAAGGTCAAACGCTCAATCTCATACTTTTTCACCCAACTTAGAAAGGTAGCCCCTGAGATACGAGGCCAGGATTTTATCGACATGGGATATAAGCCAGGCCCGGTTTTCAAAGAGGTCTTACAAGCCGTGCTCGATGCCAAGCTCGACGGCCGGCTAAAATCGAGGAAAGATGAGTTGGCGTTCGCCAAAGCGCGGCTATCCTGGACACTGTCCAAAAGCAGCAATGCGGTCTGCCCAAAAAACCACCCGCCGCCTAACGTTTCAGGCGGAACTTCAACTTGA
- the trpS gene encoding tryptophan--tRNA ligase codes for MVSKKRILSGMRPTGPLHLGNLLGALNNWIELQEQNECFFFVADWHALTSDYENPRAIKGNVRNMILDWLGAGLSPEKSTFFVQSHIKEHAELFLILSMITPIPWLERNPTYKDQIVQLNNKDLSTFGFLGYPVLQAADIIMYKANAVPVGIDQVPHVEITREIARRFNFLYGEVFPEPESILTETPKILGLDRRKMSKSYHNAIYLSDTPEQIRQKVGEMITDPQRMRRKDPGNPDVCNVFEFHKRYSEPPLIARVNQECRTAKIGCVDCKRMMANNLIAALAPIREKRIYYETNPDLLEDIIKAGNKKARVVAQQTMADVRHAMNI; via the coding sequence ATGGTTTCAAAAAAAAGAATACTGAGCGGCATGCGGCCCACGGGTCCCCTTCACCTGGGCAATTTGTTGGGCGCACTGAACAACTGGATCGAACTGCAGGAACAAAACGAGTGCTTCTTTTTTGTGGCGGACTGGCATGCGCTAACCAGTGATTATGAAAATCCTCGCGCCATCAAGGGTAATGTGCGAAATATGATTCTGGACTGGCTCGGCGCGGGATTGTCCCCTGAAAAAAGCACCTTTTTTGTTCAATCCCATATCAAAGAACATGCCGAGCTGTTTCTGATTCTTTCCATGATCACACCGATTCCTTGGTTAGAGAGAAATCCAACCTATAAAGACCAGATCGTACAATTAAATAATAAGGATTTATCTACGTTCGGCTTTCTCGGATATCCCGTGCTGCAGGCAGCAGATATTATCATGTACAAAGCCAATGCCGTGCCGGTTGGCATCGACCAGGTGCCTCATGTTGAAATTACGAGGGAAATCGCCAGGCGCTTTAACTTTCTTTATGGCGAGGTGTTTCCGGAGCCCGAATCGATTCTCACCGAAACGCCCAAAATACTTGGACTTGACCGCCGAAAAATGAGCAAAAGTTACCACAACGCTATTTACCTGTCAGACACCCCCGAGCAAATCCGCCAAAAAGTCGGGGAAATGATTACGGACCCACAGCGAATGCGCCGAAAAGACCCCGGAAATCCGGATGTTTGTAATGTATTTGAGTTTCATAAAAGATACAGTGAGCCTCCCCTTATCGCCCGGGTCAATCAAGAATGCCGCACCGCAAAAATCGGCTGCGTAGACTGCAAACGGATGATGGCAAATAACCTGATTGCCGCCTTGGCGCCGATTCGCGAAAAGCGCATCTACTATGAGACCAATCCGGATCTCCTTGAGGATATCATCAAGGCTGGGAATAAAAAAGCCAGAGTGGTCGCACAGCAAACCATGGCGGATGTACGGCATGCCATGAACATCTAA
- a CDS encoding segregation/condensation protein A, producing MAIDFNSEEDNEPSDGLPYQVKLEQVFEGPMDLLIHLIKKNEVDIYDIPIALITDQFLAYINFIKSLNIDLAGDFIVMAATLTQLKSKMLLPLHDADIDESEDPRMEIARPLLEYLQMKSVAESLGERNLLGEHIFTRPFCGDAALPIDNEQEIIQVGLFELIDAFQKIIEKAPEGHRIDLSEERISIKDKIAQIIDILEEKSTLTLEELFTAPPGKREIIITFLAVLEMVKLSLITIAQHVQSGIIRLFYQ from the coding sequence ATGGCGATTGATTTCAACAGCGAGGAAGACAATGAGCCTTCGGATGGCCTGCCCTACCAGGTAAAACTGGAGCAGGTATTCGAAGGCCCCATGGACCTGTTGATCCATCTTATCAAAAAAAACGAGGTGGATATTTACGACATTCCGATCGCGTTGATTACGGATCAGTTTTTGGCCTATATAAATTTCATAAAATCCCTCAATATTGATTTGGCGGGGGACTTTATCGTCATGGCGGCCACCCTGACCCAACTCAAGTCCAAAATGCTGCTGCCGCTTCATGATGCGGACATTGATGAATCAGAAGATCCACGAATGGAGATCGCCCGGCCGTTATTGGAATACCTTCAAATGAAGTCCGTTGCCGAATCCCTGGGCGAACGCAACCTGCTCGGTGAGCACATTTTCACTCGGCCCTTTTGCGGCGACGCGGCGCTGCCGATCGACAACGAGCAGGAAATCATTCAGGTCGGCCTGTTCGAACTTATTGATGCATTCCAAAAAATAATCGAAAAAGCACCCGAAGGCCACCGCATCGATTTGAGCGAGGAGCGCATTTCAATAAAAGATAAAATCGCACAAATTATCGACATACTTGAAGAAAAAAGCACTCTTACGCTGGAGGAACTGTTTACGGCGCCTCCCGGAAAACGCGAAATCATCATTACGTTTCTGGCTGTTCTTGAGATGGTGAAGTTGTCTTTGATCACCATCGCACAGCATGTGCAAAGCGGTATCATCCGTCTGTTTTACC